In Oscillospiraceae bacterium, the genomic window GCGCCGGGGGTTTGCCTATGCGGTCATCAAGGAGGCCATCCGGCGGACGGAAGAAGAGTTATAGAAAGAGAGTATTATCCCCTATGAAAATTGCATGCATTTCCCTTGGCTGCCCGAAGAACCAGGTCGACCTGGACGTGATGGTGCACATCCTGCTGTCGGCCGGTCATGAGACGGTGGCCGACCTGGCGGAGGCCGATGTCATCCTTGTGAACACCTGCGGCTTCATCGAGAGCGCCAAGACCGAAGCCATCGAGAACATTCTGGAAGCCTGCTCCTACAAGCAGCAGAACCCGGATCTGAAGGTCATCGTGACCGGCTGCCTTGCCGAGCGCTACCGCAGCCAGATCGAGGAAGAGATCCCCGAGGTGGATGCCGTGGTGGGCTGCGCCTCCAACAAGGCCATTGACACCATCGTGGAGCGGCTGTTCCACGGCGAGGACCATCTGGAGAGCTACGGTGCCAAGAAGGACTTCCCGCTGGGCGGCAAGCGCGTCATCGGCACGCCCGCCCACTATGCGTACTTAAAGATCGCCGAGGGCTGCAACAACCGCTGCCACTACTGCGCCATCCCCGGCATCCGCGGCCCGCTGCACAGCCGTGATATGGCCGACTGCGTGGCCGAGGCCCGCTGGCTGGCCGGTGAGGGCGTGAAGGAGCTGATCGTGGTGGCGCAGGATCCCACCGCCTACGGCGAGGACTGGGGCAAGCCCGGCAGCATCTGTGAGCTGCTGGACAAGCTGAACAAGGTGCCGGGGCTGGAATGGATCCGCATCATGTACGCCTACCCGGAGCGCATCACCGACGACTTCATCGCCGCCATGAAGCGCAACGAGAAGGTGGTGCCCTATCTGGATCTGCCCATCCAGCACTGCAACGACACCATCCTCAAGAACATGAACCGCCGTTCCAACCGTGCGGAGCTGCTGGAGGTCATCGGCAAGCTGCGCCGCGAGATCCCCGGCATCACCCTGCGCACCACCCTGATCGCAGGCTTCCCCGGCGAGACCGAGGAGCAGTTCGAGGACCTGTGCAACTTCGTCAAGGAAGTGCAGTTCGACCGTCTGGGCTGCTTTGCCTACTCGGCCGAGGAAAATACCGTGGCAGCACGGATGGACGGACAGATCGAGCAGGAGGTCAAGGACAAGCGCGCCGAGCTGGTGATGCAGATCCAGACCGGCATCATGGCCCAGAAGCAGGCCGAAAAGGTGGGCCAGACCGTGCGCGTGCTCTGCGACGGCATTGACGAAGAGAGCGGCCTGTATCTGTGCCGCACCACCGGCGATGCTCCGGAGGTGGACGGCAACGTGTGCGTGTCCAGCGAAGAGCCGCTGTACCCCGGCCAGTTCTATGATGTGCTGGTGGACGACAGCGATCTTTACGATCTGTATGGTACAGTCGTAAAATAACGTATTGGAGGATAAAACCTATGAATCTGCCCAATAAACTCACTCTGACCCGCATTGTGCTGGTGCCGGTGTTCATGATCTTTGTGTCCCTCACCAGTCTGGACGCGGTGGCCAACGGCACCTTCCAGCCGCTGTATTACCTGCTGGCCGGCATTGTTTTTGCAGCGGCCAGCTTCACCGACTTTCTGGACGGTCATCTGGCCCGCAAGTGGAACATGGTCACCGACTTTGGCAAGTTTGCCGACCCGCTGGCCGACAAGCTGCTGACCACTGTGGCCTTCATCTACATGATGCGGGACGGCGTGTGCAGCCCCGTGGTGCTGTGCATCATCCTGGCCCGTGAGTTCGCGGTTTCCGGCCTGCGCATGGTGGCGGCCGGTGCCAAGGACGGCAAGGTGATCGCGGCCAACATGTGGGGCAAGGTCAAGACCGTGCTGCAGATGCTGAGCATCATCTTCTACTTCTTCGGCACGGCACTGTGCTGGAACGGCACGCTGGAAAGCATCACGGTGGTGGTGCTGGTGTCCATCCTGCTGTGCTGGCTGGTGGCCATCGTCACGGCTGTGTCCGGTATCAAGTACCTGTGGGATAACCGCAGCTTTATCAACACTGCAAAATAAAAATGTGGAAAACCCTCTCCCGCCCCCGGCAAAGGCCGGAAGGGGGAGGGCTTTTTTGTTTACCGAGAGGAAATTTTTATGAGAAAATTCCTGGATACCTGCCGCAGGCTGCTGTCTATCGCCCTGAACCTTTTTGTGCTGTGTGCAGAACCCATCGCCCTGCCCCTGAGCTGGGAGATGGGCCAGGCCCAGATCTTTACCTACTACACCGAGGACTCCAACATCTTTGCGGCGGTGGTGTGCGCCATGGTGGCGGTGTGCCAGCTGTGGTGCATCTTCACCGGCGGAGAGCTGCCCCGCTGGCTCAAGCGGCTCAAGTTCATGGCCACCAGCTGCCTGCTGCTCACCTTCCTGACGGTGGTGTTCGTGCTGGCCCCCATGAACGGCGAGGGCGGGCTGTACATGCTGCTGTGCACCAGCAGCATGCTGTACCACCACCTGCTCAACCCCATGGCGGCGCTCCTCTCCTACCTGCTGCTGGAGCGGGAACCCCACCTGCCGCGCAGCGATGTGCGCTGGGCGCTGCTGCCCACGCTGGCATATGCGGCGGTCATCCTGCCGCTGAACATCCTGCGGGTCATTGTGGGGCCGTACCCCTTCTTTGAGGTGTACCACCAGCCGGTGTATGTTTCCGTCCTGTGGGCCGTGGGCCTGCTGGGGGTGAACTACCTGTATGCCTGGCTGCTGTGGCATCTGGGCGGCGGCAGGCCCCGCAGCGCACGCTGACCGCAAAAAAGCAGCTGTACCGCTTGGTACAGCTGCTTTTTTCAGGTACAGGAGTTGCGGGATCCGACATTGATCTCCGGGAAGCCCTCCAGCTTGGAGGTGCAGTGCGGGCAGCGCACAGCCTTGATGGGGATCTCGGTCTGGCAGTAGGGGCACACCTTGGTGGTGGGCTCTGCCGGTGCGGCGGGAGCTGCCGGCTTCTTGTGCAGGCCGTTGATGAACTTGATCACCACAAACAGCACAAAGGCCACGATGAGGAAGTTGATGACCGAGTTGACGAATTCGCCGATCTTGATGCTGGAACCGCCCAGGCTGATCACGACATCCGAGAAATCTGCCTTGAAGAACAGGCCGATCAGCGGGTTGATGACGTCATCCACCAGAGCCGTGACGATGGCCGTGAACGCACCGCCGACGACCACGCCGACTGCCATATCCAGCACGTTGCCGCGCATGGCAAAGGCCTTGAATTCCTCAAAGAATTTCTTGATCCCCTTGCTCTCTTTTTCTGGCATAAGAACGATCGCTCCTTTTCAAATTCTCCCTGTGTGTGCGGGAAATTTTCTTTGCCTTTATCATACTGGATTTGCAGGCATTTTGCAAGGGCTGGGGGGCAGTTTTGGCAGAGTGCAAAAAAGCGGGGCCTGCCAGCGCAGGCCCCGCTTGATGCATGGGGGAAAAATCAGAACTTGAACAGGTTCACAATGCGCTGCCACAGGCGGGTGAACACATTGCCTTCCTTCACAGTCTCGGTCTCGGCGGCGGTGGTGTCCGCAGCGGCCACGGTCTCAGCGGTCTTGTACACAAACTTCACGCTGCCGTCGGCACCGTCCGGTGCACCGGCAAAGCTGTTGTAGCCTTCCAGACGGTCGGCCATGGCATCCAGCACGGTCTTGAGGTCATGCAGCTGGTCAGCGTCCAGAGCGCCAGTCAGCTTGGAGATGCCCTCATCGTTGAACTGGTTCAGGCCGTTGTTCAGCTGCACGGTGCCGTCACTCAGCTGGCCTGCGCCGTTGTTCAGGGTGTTCACGCCATCGTACAGGGTCTGGGTGCCGGCGGCCAGCTGGGCGCTGCCGTCCTTGGCAGAGTGGGCACCGTCCGCAGCGGACTGCACACCGGCGGTGTACTGGTTCACACTGGAGACGAACACCTGGATCTGGGACAGGCTGGTCTTGAGGGCGGCGACATCGGCCATATCCTGGCTGTTCTTCACCTGATACACCAGTTCTTCATGGGCGGTGTTCTTGGCGTCCTCGCTGGTCAGCAGCTGGACCAGACCGGTGATCATGGAGGGGTCATAGCTCTGCATCCGTTTCAGAGCAGCTTCCAGGTCATGGTTGGTCTTGGTGGCAGCCAGGTACAGGGCCAGGTCCAGCTCGCTGTCCTTGAAACTGGGCTCCTGCTCCCACACGGTGCGCACGATCTTGCGGCGGCCGGCGGCCAGGGTCTTGTCGTTCATGGTCAGGATGTTGTCGATGACGGAGGCGTAGTCGCTCCAGGTCATGTCGTTGTCGATCAGGCCGCCCTCTTTCAGGGTCTTGTTGGCGGAAGCCAGCACGCCGTCAGCCACCTGCTGTGCAGCGGAATTCAGAGCGACGTTGTTGGAGGTCAGGGTGTCCAGACCGTCGGTCAGCTGGCCCAGACCATTGTCCAGAGCGGCTGCACCGCTGTTCAGGGTGTTGGCACCGTCCAGCAGGGCCAGCACACCGTCGGCCAGCTGGGCCGTGCCGTCCACCAGCTGGGAAGCGCCGTCCATCAGCTGGCTCATGGCGTCGTTCAGCTGGGTCATACCGTCGGTCAGCTCAGTGATGCTGCTCAGGTCGAATACATTGTCGGTGCCCAGAGCCTCGGTGCTGGTGGCGCAGGCCACCATGATCTGCGGGCAGGTCAGCTCGGTCACATCGGCTTCCACGGTCACGGTGTCCTGCAGGTAATCCTCGATGCTGTTCACTTCATCGGGCAGCAGGCCGGACAGGGAGTCCTTGACGCCGGGCAGTGTGACAAAGGCGGCTACGTTGCTCTTGGCGGCGCTCTCCACCACGCCGTGCTCTGCGGTCACGTTGGAGGCATCGCTGCCCAGGATCACGCCCACGGCGGTGATCAGCGGAGTGACGATGCTGCGGGTCTGGCCGTTCACCTCCACGGTGCCGGTCTCGTTGTTCTTCAGGCTCACGGTCACGGTCAGGTGGCCGCTCTTGCCGATCAGGTCCTCCAGGGCGGCTTCCTGGCCGTCCAGGGCGTAGGTGACCTTCACATCCATGGGCAGGGTCTTGTCGGTGCTGCCCTTGTAGTACACGTCGGTGTCATCGGTGTTCCACACCAGCTCGTCGCCGTTCTGGGTGAACTCGGCGCTGCTCTCGGTGTTCTGGATGTCGGTCAGGGTGGACTTGTCGGTCACGGAGGACAGGCCGCCTGCGTTGTACAGGTGCTCGCTGACGGTGGTGCTCTTGAGGGAGCCGTCGCCGTTCATCACAGCGTACACGGTCTCATCTTTGGAAAAGCTGCTGCTGCCGGCGGCAAAAGCAGGCACAGCGCAGCTGGCGGCGAGGGTCAGGGCCAGCGCTGCACTGGCGATACGAAGCGATTTTTTCATGGCAGATTACTCCTTTTCAGATTTCTTGGCGTTGGCGGATTCCGGCACCATCCACTTGAGGGTGGTGTGGCGGATGATCCAGTCGCACAGCATCAGGGCGGCGGGCAGAACGACCAGAATGACGATCATACTGATCAGAGCGCCGCGGGAGATCAGAAGGCAGATGCTCTTCAGCAGCTCCATCTTACTGATGGCAGCCACGCCGACGGTAGCGGCAAAGAAGGTCAGGCCGCTGGTCAGGATGGACTGGCTGCAATGCTCCAGAGACTGCTGGGCGGCTTCCTTCGGGGTGCGGCCAAAGACGCGCTCCTCGTGGTAACGGGTGGTCATCAGGATGGAGTAGTCCACGGTAGCGCCCAGCTGGATGGTGCCGATGACGATGCTGGCAATGAACGGCAGCTCGGTGCCGGTAAAGTACGGGATGCCCATGTTGATGGCAATGGCGGCCTCGATGCTGGCAACCAGCAGCACGGGGATGGAAATGCTCTTGAAGGAGATGGCGATGATGGCCAGAACCGCCAGGATGGACCAGACGTTGACGTTCTTGAAGTCCACATCCGCGACCTCGATCAGGTCCTTGGTCATGGCACCCTCACCGGTGATAACGCCCTCCGGATCCACAGCCTTGATCAGGTCGTTCATCTCGGTCAGCTGGTTGTTGATGGCGTCGGTGCCGGTCTTGTAGGAGCTGTTGGCCAGGATCAGCTTGTAGCCGCCGGACTGCAAGATCTCCATGACGCCGTCCGGGATCAGCGAGGTGTCAAAGCCGGGGCCGGTGATGGAATCCAGGCTCATCACCTGGGTGATGCCGTCCACGTCCTTCAGGTCGTCGCACAGGTCGCTCACCTGGGTGGCGGTCAGGTCGTCGTGCACCAGAATAAAGTGGCTGGTGGTCATGCCGAAGTCCTCACCCAGCTTGTTGGTGCCCACGATGCCGGTCAGGTCCTGGGGCAGAGAATCGAACAGGGTGTAGTAGACGGTGGTCTTGTTCTGCGCAATGGCAAAGGGGATGATGATCAGGATGAACACCACCACGATGGGCACTGCGTGGTTGGAGACGAAGTAGCTGAGCTTTTTCAGCTGGGGGATGACCGTGCGGTGCTTGTACTTTTCCACCCACTTATCAAAGGTAAGGATCAGGGCAGGCAGGATGACCACGGTGCAGATGACGCCCAGCGCCACGCCCTTGGCCATGACGGTGCCGATGTCACGGCCCAGGGTCAGGCGCATGGCGCACAGTGCCAGGAAGCCGGCGATGGTGGTCAGGCTGGAAGCGGAAATGGAGGTC contains:
- the rimO gene encoding 30S ribosomal protein S12 methylthiotransferase RimO; the protein is MKIACISLGCPKNQVDLDVMVHILLSAGHETVADLAEADVILVNTCGFIESAKTEAIENILEACSYKQQNPDLKVIVTGCLAERYRSQIEEEIPEVDAVVGCASNKAIDTIVERLFHGEDHLESYGAKKDFPLGGKRVIGTPAHYAYLKIAEGCNNRCHYCAIPGIRGPLHSRDMADCVAEARWLAGEGVKELIVVAQDPTAYGEDWGKPGSICELLDKLNKVPGLEWIRIMYAYPERITDDFIAAMKRNEKVVPYLDLPIQHCNDTILKNMNRRSNRAELLEVIGKLRREIPGITLRTTLIAGFPGETEEQFEDLCNFVKEVQFDRLGCFAYSAEENTVAARMDGQIEQEVKDKRAELVMQIQTGIMAQKQAEKVGQTVRVLCDGIDEESGLYLCRTTGDAPEVDGNVCVSSEEPLYPGQFYDVLVDDSDLYDLYGTVVK
- the pgsA gene encoding CDP-diacylglycerol--glycerol-3-phosphate 3-phosphatidyltransferase; amino-acid sequence: MNLPNKLTLTRIVLVPVFMIFVSLTSLDAVANGTFQPLYYLLAGIVFAAASFTDFLDGHLARKWNMVTDFGKFADPLADKLLTTVAFIYMMRDGVCSPVVLCIILAREFAVSGLRMVAAGAKDGKVIAANMWGKVKTVLQMLSIIFYFFGTALCWNGTLESITVVVLVSILLCWLVAIVTAVSGIKYLWDNRSFINTAK
- the mscL gene encoding large conductance mechanosensitive channel protein MscL translates to MPEKESKGIKKFFEEFKAFAMRGNVLDMAVGVVVGGAFTAIVTALVDDVINPLIGLFFKADFSDVVISLGGSSIKIGEFVNSVINFLIVAFVLFVVIKFINGLHKKPAAPAAPAEPTTKVCPYCQTEIPIKAVRCPHCTSKLEGFPEINVGSRNSCT
- a CDS encoding MMPL family transporter, whose protein sequence is MKKIAQGIVRFRKLILTVAFLLLIPSAIGAVATRINYDILTYLPQDLDSMIGEVALEDDFHLASTGMITVEGLPTNELIAMKKDIEAVPGVMQTFWLSDVIDPSIPTEMLPADVQQFMFGKNDSTMLIVRFDAPSASDETMNAVSQIEKLLRKDCFFGGMSVILQDTKALVNQEMPLYILIAVGASLLVLFLSLESTITPLLFMLGLLFPIAYNFGTNIFLGQISYITEALATVLQLGVTMDFSIFLLHRYQEEKELRSNNEEAMVSAICKTMTSISASSLTTIAGFLALCAMRLTLGRDIGTVMAKGVALGVICTVVILPALILTFDKWVEKYKHRTVIPQLKKLSYFVSNHAVPIVVVFILIIIPFAIAQNKTTVYYTLFDSLPQDLTGIVGTNKLGEDFGMTTSHFILVHDDLTATQVSDLCDDLKDVDGITQVMSLDSITGPGFDTSLIPDGVMEILQSGGYKLILANSSYKTGTDAINNQLTEMNDLIKAVDPEGVITGEGAMTKDLIEVADVDFKNVNVWSILAVLAIIAISFKSISIPVLLVASIEAAIAINMGIPYFTGTELPFIASIVIGTIQLGATVDYSILMTTRYHEERVFGRTPKEAAQQSLEHCSQSILTSGLTFFAATVGVAAISKMELLKSICLLISRGALISMIVILVVLPAALMLCDWIIRHTTLKWMVPESANAKKSEKE